The following are encoded together in the Juglans microcarpa x Juglans regia isolate MS1-56 chromosome 2D, Jm3101_v1.0, whole genome shotgun sequence genome:
- the LOC121249987 gene encoding MDIS1-interacting receptor like kinase 1, whose product MKKNEMQLKPQLWFLFFFLYCFYIVCCCFGIAAAADEDEVSVLLSIKAGLVDPLDSLRDWKLSDHAAHCNWTGVWCNSNGNVEKLDLSHMNISGLVSDDIQRLKSLTSLNLCCNGFSSSLPKFLSNLTALRSLDLSQNSFVGGFPGGLGSAARLITLNASSNDFSGFLPEDLGNATSLESLDLRGNFFEGSIPKSLKNLQKLKFLGLSGNNLTGKIPGELGQLSSLEKIISGYNEFEGEIPVEFGNLTNLKYLDLASGNIGGKIPAELGRLKLLETVYLYGNNLQGSIPQAIGNITALTLLDFSDNLLSGEIPAEIGELKNLQLLDLKCNRLSGSVPTGLGGLTQLRVLALWNNSFSGPLPSDLGNNSPLQLLDVSSNALSGELPATLCSGGNLTKLILFKNAFSGPIPAALSACLSLVRVRAQNNLLSGTIPGGLGKLGKLDRLELANNSLTGQIPDDIGSSTSLSFIDFSRNRLYSLLPPTILSIPKLQTFIASNNNLEGKIPDQFQDGPSLSVLDLSLNHFSGSIPASIASCQKLVVLNLRNNQLTGQIPKEIAMMPTLATLDLSNNSLTGGIPEDFGISPALEMLNVSYNKLQGAVPTNGLLRTINPDDLVANAGLCGGVLPPCDGNSAFASRHGSLHAKHIIAGWIIGISSFLAILCALFGARTLYKRLYSNGSCFEERYETRNGEWPWRLMAFQRLGFTTADILACIKESNVIGMGAAGTVYKAELPRLNTVVAVKKLWRSEADKADIETGSRNDLVGEVNLLGRLRHRNIVRLLGFLHNDTNVMIIYEFMQSGNLGEALHGKQAGRLLVDWVSRYNIALGVAQGLAYLHHDCHPPVIHRDIKSNNILLDANLEARIADFGLARMMIRKNETVSVVAGSYGYIAPEYGYTLKVDEKIDIYSFGVVLLELLTGKRPLDPEFGESVDIVEWIRRKVRDNNSLEAALDPNVGSCKHVQEEMLLVLRIALLCTAKLPRDRPSMRDVLTILGEAKPRRKSSSNNDGCTTNKEKPVFSTSPVNGLL is encoded by the exons atgaagaagaacgAGATGCAACTGAAACCCCAGTTGTggttcttgttcttcttcttgtattGTTTTTACATTGTTTGCTGTTGTTTCGGTATTGCTGCTGCAGCTGATGAGGATGAAGTGAGTGTTCTACTCTCGATAAAAGCGGGTCTTGTTGATCCTTTAGATAGCCTTCGAGATTGGAAATTGTCAGACCATGCAGCCCACTGTAACTGGACTGGAGTGTGGTGCAACTCCAATGGCAACGTTGAGAAGCTAGATCTTTCCCACATGAATATCAGCGGCCTTGTATCGGATGACATCCAACGGCTGAAAAGTCTCACTTCTCTCAACTTGTGCTGCAATGGGTTTTCGTCGTCACTGCCCAAATTCCTTTCCAATCTCACAGCATTAAGGAGCCTTGATCTAAGCCAGAATTCCTTTGTTGGAGGCTTCCCAGGAGGCCTAGGAAGTGCGGCTCGTCTTATAACCTTGAATGCTTCAAGCAACGATTTCTCGGGTTTTCTTCCTGAGGATCTTGGAAATGCTACTTCCCTGGAGAGCCTGGATCTTAGAGGGAATTTCTTTGAAGGGTCAATTCCAAAGTCCTTAAAGAATTTGCAGAAGTTAAAGTTTCTTGGCCTCTCTGGGAATAACCTCACAGGCAAAATCCCAGGAGAACTTGGGCAACTTTCATCACTGGAGAAGATTATTTCCGGGTACAATGAGTTTGAAGGCGAAATCCCGGTGGAGTTTGGAAATCTCACCAACCTCAAGTATCTTGATTTGGCATCTGGCAATATTGGTGGCAAGATTCCAGCTGAATTGGGGAGGTTAAAGCTACTAGAGACAGTATACTTGTATGGGAACAATCTTCAAGGCAGCATTCCACAAGCTATCGGCAACATCACTGCATTAACTTTGTTGGATTTCTCTGATAACTTGTTATCAGGGGAAATTCCAGCTGAGATAGGTGAGCTGAAGAATTTGCAGCTCTTGGATCTAAAGTGCAATCGATTGTCAGGTTCAGTTCCTACTGGACTAGGAGGGTTGACTCAATTACGGGTTCTTGCGCTGTGGAATAATTCTTTTTCGGGGCCATTGCCAAGTGATCTTGGCAATAATTCGCCATTGCAGTTGCTGGACGTCTCCTCCAATGCACTCTCTGGTGAGCTTCCAGCAACCTTGTGCAGTGGGGGCAATCTCACAAAGctcattcttttcaaaaatgcCTTCTCGGGGCCAATTCCTGCTGCCTTATCAGCATGTCTGTCACTTGTCCGGGTTCGAGCGCAGAATAATCTTCTTTCTGGGACAATTCCAGGAGGTCTTGGAAAACTCGGGAAGCTTGACAGGTTAGAATTAGCAAATAATAGTCTCACTGGTCAGATCCCAGATGATATTGGTTCTTCTACATCGCTTTCTTTCATTGACTTCTCTAGAAACCGCCTCTATTCTTTGCTTCCTCCCACTATTCTTTCGATTCCAAAACTGCAAACCTTCATAGCTTCAAACAATAACTTGGAAGGTAAAATCCCTGACCAATTCCAGGATGGGCCTTCACTTTCTGTGCTTGATCTCTCATTGAACCATTTCTCTGGAAGCATTCCAGCAAGCATTGCTTCATGTCAGAAATTGGTAGTTTTGAATCTCAGGAACAACCAACTGACAGGACAAATCCCAAAAGAAATTGCCATGATGCCCACTTTGGCCACTCTCGATCTATCCAACAACTCTCTTACTGGTGGAATACCAGAAGATTTTGGGATATCTCCGGCCTTAGAAATGCTCAATGTTTCATACAACAAGCTACAAGGTGCTGTTCCAACAAATGGTTTACTAAGAACTATAAACCCAGATGATCTTGTGGCAAACGCTGGTCTCTGTGGTGGTGTACTCCCTCCATGCGATGGAAACTCTGCATTCGCATCAAGACATGGGAGCTTGCACGCAAAGCACATTATTGCTGGATGGATCATTggaatttcatcatttttagcaATTTTATGTGCTCTCTTTGGTGCTCGAACTCTGTACAAAAGGTTGTATTCAAACGGAAGTTGCTTCGAAGAAAGATATGAAACAAGAAATGGGGAGTGGCCATGGAGATTAATGGCATTCCAGAGGCTCGGTTTCACAACTGCTGACATTCTGGCTTGCATCAAGGAATCAAATGTAATTGGTATGGGAGCAGCTGGGACTGTCTATAAGGCTGAGCTGCCTCGACTAAATACCGTTGTGGCAGTCAAAAAGTTGTGGAGATCTGAAGCTGATAAAGCTGATATTGAAACTGGAAGCAGAAATGATCTTGTTGGAGAGGTGAATCTCCTGGGAAGGCTAAGGCATCGAAATATTGTTCGATTATTAGGATTTCTCCATAACGACACTAATGTAATGATAATATATGAGTTTATGCAAAGTGGCAACCTTGGGGAAGCCTTGCATGGCAAACAAGCAGGAAGGTTGCTTGTAGATTGGGTTTCTAGGTATAACATAGCACTTGGAGTTGCACAAGGGCTTGCTTATCTCCACCACGATTGTCACCCACCGGTCATCCATCGAGACATCAAGTCGAATAACATTCTGCTTGATGCAAATCTTGAGGCAAGGATTGCCGACTTTGGGTTGGCAAGGATGATGATCCGGAAGAATGAGACAGTTTCAGTGGTGGCTGGATCATATGGATACATAGCTCCAG AGTACGGATACACCTTGAAGGTCGACGAAAAGATCGACATATACAGCTTTGGAGTGGTTCTACTGGAGCTTCTCACCGGAAAGCGACCATTAGATCCCGAGTTTGGAGAGTCTGTGGACATTGTTGAGTGGATAAGAAGGAAAGTTAGAGACAACAACTCATTAGAAGCAGCACTAGACCCCAATGTAGGAAGCTGCAAGCATGTTCAAGAAGAGATGCTCTTAGTCCTTCGAATAGCTCTTCTTTGCACAGCCAAGCTCCCAAGGGACAGACCCTCCATGAGGGATGTGCTGACAATTCTAGGAGAGGCAAAGCCACGGAGAAAAAGCAGTAGCAACAATG